CGGAGCTGAAGCGGCGGCCCGGCTCGGCCAGGATATAAACCAATCCCAGGTCATGATAGCCCGGCCTGCCTGCCCTTCCCAGCATCTGGTTGAACTCGTGCACATTTAGCCAGTTGATGCCCATGGCCAGGGACTCGAAGACCACCTGAGAGGCAGGAAAGTCCACCCCAGCCGCCAAAGCAGCCGTCGTCACCACTGTACTGATCTTTCCCTGGCCAAATAGCTCCTCAATCCTCTTCCTCTCAGGGTACTGCAGGCCGGCATGATAGGCTGCCGCCCCGGGTATGGCCTGAGCGAGATTATAGCAGTTTTTGCGAGAGTTGGTGAAGATGATGGTCTGGCCGTGGTAGCCGGTGGACGAGGTCAGCCTCTCCGCCTGAGCAGCCAGCTCCCGCAGGAGCTTTCTCTTCTCCTTTCCCGCAGAGAAGATGAGATGGCGTTCAATGGGCACCGGCCGCACCTCATACTCCACCAAGGCTACATCCAGCCGCCTGGCCAGAGCCCCCGGATTTCCCACTGTGGCGGAGAGAAAGATGAACTGCGCCTCCGGAGCGGCATTTCTCAGGCGGGCGATCAGTCCCGCCAGACGGTGGCCCCGTTCAGCATCCTCCAGCATATGCACCTCATCTATCACCACCGTTCCCACCCGCCCCAGGCTCTTTTTTGTGCGGATCACCTGATCGATGCCCTCATAGGTCCCGGCGATGATATCGGCGTCCAGCCTCTGAGCAATCCTCCTGCTCTTCCCCAGACGGATGCGGCTTGTTCCCACCCGGATGGAGGTCTGAAAGCCCAGCTCATTATAGGCAGAGAGCTGATCATACTTCTGGTTGGCCAGGGCCACCAGGGGGACCAGAAAGAGGAGCTTGCCCTTTCCCTGCAGAAGATTCTTGACCCCCGCCATCTCGCCGATCAGGCTCTTGCCAGTAGCAGTGGCGGAGACGACCAGTTGACTTCTTCCCTCCAGGAGGCCAGCCGAGATCGCCCTGGACTGAACGGGCAGGAGCTTGGTCAGCCGGCGGCGCAACAGCTCCTTGAGGGGGGCAGGCAGTTCGATTGAATCCAGGGGTAGGCTGGAATCCTCCTGGCTCGCGGGAATGAGGTCAAACCGGGTCAGCTCCGGCTGGAGCCTCTGCAAAGATAGCAGGCCGATGACATCATCCAGGATTCGTCTCTTCTTCAGAATCCGGGCCAGATGAGACCGGGCGGGGCGGCTCAGATGATGAAAATCGGCCTCTCTGAGAAGCTCTGCAGCTGCACAGTTCTCACAGATCCGGGCTCCTTTGTAGGTTATGGCATCCTGCCCCACATAGGTCACCCTCTTCTGCCCCAGGCAGTGGCCGCATACCTGGACGAAACGATAGGAGAGCTGATAGGAGTCCAACAGCTCCTGGAACTTCTTTTCCAGTGCCCCATCTCCCCGCACGAGGTAGATGGCCGCCGCTTTACGAAGCAACCTTACGGCATCCTCCGGAGGAAGATACCTCTCCCCTTCATTCTTTTTTCTGACCAGGAACTTGAAGACCCGTGGACCCTGAGGCATATCCTTCAATCGCAACTGGCCCTCAAAGAGGACATTATTCCCGCTTTGGGGCAGAAGAAGTATGCGAGATCTGTCCGCCTGGGCAAGAACCTGAAAAGTCATATTTGGATCTGCGCATCCAGTTCAATCAAGGGTGAGGTCTACCAGCTCGTACTTCAGACCCTCGGACTCCAGACGGGTGAGAAGGCTGGGAATCTGCTCGTCCACGCTCACCACCAGAGAGCTGATGCCATGATATGCCGCCTCCACTGCGAACTCCTTGGCTCCAAAGAGAACATCCGGCTCCCGTCCGGCTTTTCTCAAAGCCACCAGGGCCTCAACCCCCAGGCATCCCACCATCCTCTCCTCCGAGAGCAGTCTCTTTAAGATCGCCAGGTCAATGCCTCTCGATCCCCCCATCTGCACTCGAGGGACCTTGCACAGGGTCACCCTCCCCTCCTCCAGGCTTATCATTCCCTTCAGGTCTGATACGCCCACATCCTCTCCTGCGCAGACGCTGGCGATGACCGTCCCGCTGGCCTCGATATCCTCTCTCCTGTTGGCATACAATAGACCATTTCTCATCTCTAAAGAGACCCTCTCTCCCTCGGCCAGCTCGGATTCGGCTATCGCTGTCCAGACGGATACATGGCTGATTATCTCCTCCATCACCACTCGAGCATATCGCTTCAGCTCGGCAGCATTCTCCAGCAGCCACTCCACCCCCTCTTTGGTGATGCTGTAACGCATCCGGCCGTCGGTGGTGACCAGGCCGTCTGCCACCAGCTCCTTGATGTACTCTGAGATCGCCTGAGGGGTGACACCCAGCTTGTCTGCCACCTCCTTTTGGCGGAGGTTGGGCTGATGGGCGGCGATCTCTACTAAAATCTGAAAACGGGAGCTTTCCCTCTTACTCTGCAGAACATTGACCATCAGAAATCCTCTTCATAGGGCTCTATCCTCTGCCCTCGCACCGCCAGGCCTTCTGCCCTCTTGGCCACGCCACGAATGAAGACCTGACTGAGTCCCAGCTCCCGGGAGAGGTTGGAAAGCGATCGATTGCCTTTGTTGACCATCTTCTGCAGATCCTCAGTTGCCTCCCGGAGCTCCTCATCGGACATGAAGGTGAGACTGATCAGCTCGCTCAGATCCTCCATGGTCGCCCCGAAGTTGGCCTGGATGCGGGAGTAGGTGGAATGATACTCCTTCTCCGGGCTGGCGCCGGGCTCCGGCACCCTCCATTTCGTCTCTATCAGGCCGCTCTTGCGCAGGAGAGCTATGCTTCTGTGAACACCTGCCTCATCGCCAAAAAGGTCAACCAGCTCCCGCTCAGTGTGCCATTCCCGGCTCAGTTCATCGAACACCTTTTTGTGGACGGCTGAGCCGAAGGCCTGCAATAATGGAACCAGATCTGATGGATCATTGATGATCCGTGTTCTTTTTCCAGTCACTAGAACCTCGCAGAGATAACCGGGATTGACATTATGTCTTTTCTTTGATAAAGCTTTTGAGGATCAGATCAGCCTGATCGTCTCCAGGTTCATGGGAGCCATGGTGGGAATGCGGAATCTCTTATAGATGGAGCTGGCCAGATCCAGGCAGTTGCCCTCTTCGCCGTGGTTGGTCAGGACCCGGCCCGGCTTGGGATAGATGCGCCGTATGTACTCCATCAGTTGCTGGCGATCGGAGTGGCCGGAGAAGCCATCGACTGTGGTCACCTCCAGGTTGATCTTAACCGTTTGGGTCTTTCCATCCACAGATAGCGGAACCTCCTTCCAGCCCTTCTGGATCCGCCTGCCCAAGGTCCCCTCCGCCTGATAGCCGACGATGACCAGGGTATTCTTCTCATCCGGGCCCAGGCGCTTGAGATACTCGATCACCGGCCCACCATTGAGCATGCCGCTGGTGGCCAGGATCACACAGGGCGGCCCCTCTACTATCTCCGTCCTCTGCTTGGGAGACTCCACCTGCACAAAGCACTCCGCCAGGAATGGATTGATGCCCTTATGGAATATCAGATCCCGCAGATCGCTATTGAGATACTCAGGATAGGTGGTATGAATGGCAGTGGCCTCATAGATCATGCCATCCAGGCAGACCGGCACCTCATCGATCACCTTCTTTCTGATGGCCTCCTCCAAGACGACCATAACCTCCTGGCTGCGGCCCACAGAGAAGGCGGGGATGATGACCTTGCCCCTCCGGTTGATGGTCTCCCGCACCACCTTGATCAGATTTACCTCCGCCTCCTTGCGAGAGGGCTGAAGGCTGTTCGCCCCCCCGTAGGTGGCCTCGGTCACCAGGGTCTCCAGGCGGGGGAAGTTGCATACCGCCGGATCGAAGAGCCTGGTCCTCTCGAACTTAAAGTCTCCAGTGAAGGCCACATTGTACAGGCCGTCACCGATATGGAAATGAGCTATGGATGAGCCCAGGATATGCCCGGCGTTGTGCATGGTCAGCTTGGTATCGGGAGCAATGTCGGTAACATCACCATAATTGAGGGTGATGGTATGCTTCAGCGCCTCGCGAATCATCCCTGAGTCGTAGGGAAGACGGTTCCCTTCTCGACCGGCGATCTCGATATAATCCAGTTGCAATAGAACGAAAAGATCCCGGGTGGGAGGGGTGCAGTAGATGGGGCCCTCATAGCCGTACTTATAGAGCATTGGAACAAGGCCGGCATGGTCCAGATGAGCATGGGTCAGGACTACGGCATCGATCTGGTTTAAGGGATAGACCTCGGGCACATAGAGGTAAGGGGTGGCTGAATCATCCGATCCCACATTTATTCCGCAGTCGATGATGATCCTGGACTCTGGTGTGGAGAGAAGCATACAGCTCCTTCCCACCTCGCGACAGCCGCCCAGGGTGGTTATTCTAACCCACTGATCCTTGGAGGCGATATCCCGATGGATCTTCCTGCCCACAGTGCGCAGGATGCTCTTTCTCTCGCTCTGTACGCTGCGCAGGTAATCCTTGATATTGGCTATGGTCGCAGATCTCACCGGCGGGGTTCTGACCACCTTTGGCGTCCAGCCGATGAGCTTTGTTATCTCTCGCAGGGTGGCGCCATGGCGGCCGATCACCAGCCCAGGCTTCTCCGCCTCGATCTGCACCTCTCCGGTCTCGCCATCGAAGTAGTAGTTGGTGAGGACAGCCTCTTTGGGCACCACCTCCTGAATCTTGATTATTGCTGCTTCAGGGTCTGCCAATACCTTCAGGTCAGGCCGGACCACCACTCTCTTGCGAAGCTCTTTGGCGAGATTTCTTATGATCTCGCCATCATCTGCCAGCTTCCTGGGATCATCGGTGTATATGACCAGCTCCGGGCCCTCGAACTCCAGCCCCGTGACGTTTATCTCCGGGGGCAGCTTGCTCTGCACCTTGCGTTTGAGCTCAAAAAGTACTTCTTCCACCGACAATATTACACTTCCAAAAAAGATTAAATGATATTCATTATCTCCGTGTACTCCGGCTCGCCTACCTCCTCATATTTATCTGTAATCCTAACGAGCTCGATCTTATCGCCGGAGGCTGAATCCCGCTTCAGAGCATTGCGAATTGCCCTGGCCGCGAGGATTGTGCCCTCCTCGACGCTGATTTCAGGTTTGTACATGGCCTCCAATACTCCATAGGCGACTGGAGAGCCGGAGCCTGTAGCGACGATCCTCCGTTCCTCTATCTGGCCTCCCAGGGCATCAAGAGAATAGATCCTGGGGCCATATCTATCCACGCCGCCCATGATCAACTGAACCATGAAGGGATAGTATCGCCTGGATGAGAGTATATTGGCAAGCATGGTGGAGACGGCCTTGACCGTCATCCCCTCGCCCCTCTGCATCTTATAGAGCCTGGCCTCCACCTGAACCATCCGGACCAGAGACTGGGCATCACCTACACCTCCCGCAGTGGTCATAGCTACCAGGTCGTCGATCTGATATATCTTCTTGGCCTGGCTGCTGGCTATGAAGCTGCCCATGGTAGCACGGCTCTCCGATGCAAGGACCACACCTCCATCACAGAGTACACCTACCGTAGTTGTACCTTTGAACACCTCGACCATTCAATTACCTCAGCTAAAATCAGAAAATGGACAAGCATGCTAGGGGTTCTGCAATATAAATACTTTTTGCAAGCCCTTCGATCGGCTGAAATACGAGAGAGGGCAATGGCATGATGTGATCGATTCAGGAGGCTGGATATAGCAGAATGGAATGCGTCTGGCTGGGATATAGCAGAATGGAATGCAGCAGGCTGGAATATAACCGATTGGATATACAGATACTACATCCACCCCATAATCTATGACACCAGCTACAACCCGGTGGACACGATCACCTGGGGGCTGCTGCTGGGACTGGCCGTACTTGGACTGGTGAGGCTCTTTCGCCGCTATAACCTGGTGATGGACGAGCGGCTGGTCTTATCCACCCTGCCCTACATCCTGGCGGGATCGAGCTTGAGGGTGGTCGAGGATGCAAGGCTGATCGAGCCGCCCTGGAGCTATCTCTTGATCACCCCCATCATCTTCTTCCTGGTCTTCTTGGTCACAGCCGGATCCTTGGTCATCACCAGAAGGCTTCTGGGGGAACAGTTCCACCACTGCTACGCCGCCATAGGATTTGTCTGGACTCTGCTCAATCTCATATTGCTCAGTGGGGTGGGCCTGGAGAACGGCTGGGTCATCGGGGCGGTATTCCTCCTGGGCTCCGCCCTGGCTGGAGGATTGCTCCTCTGCCGCCGGGCTCTGCCCGCTCTCTCCTTCCTGGACGATGGATTCAACCGGACGATCATCTACGCCCATATGCTTGATGCCAGCTCAACCTATTTGGGAGTAGACTGGTTTGGCTACTATGAAAAGCACGTCGTCCCCACATTCCTCATCGACCTTACTGGAACGGCGGCAGTGATGTTCCCCCTGAAGCTGCTGGTGCTCCTGCCCGCCCTTGCCCTGATCGACAAGACCATTGAGGACCGATCCTTGAGAAACCTCACCAAGCTGGCCTTGATCACCCTGGGCCTGGCCCCGGCGGTGCGAAACACCCTGCGGCTGGCACTGGGAGTGTGAAATGCCATTGAGATGGGGATAGAAGATCGGGAACTCAATGCAAAAGCAGGGCGGCCGCGCCGGCAACCAGCGGACGAAAGGGATA
This genomic stretch from Methanothrix sp. harbors:
- a CDS encoding DUF5814 domain-containing protein, whose amino-acid sequence is MTFQVLAQADRSRILLLPQSGNNVLFEGQLRLKDMPQGPRVFKFLVRKKNEGERYLPPEDAVRLLRKAAAIYLVRGDGALEKKFQELLDSYQLSYRFVQVCGHCLGQKRVTYVGQDAITYKGARICENCAAAELLREADFHHLSRPARSHLARILKKRRILDDVIGLLSLQRLQPELTRFDLIPASQEDSSLPLDSIELPAPLKELLRRRLTKLLPVQSRAISAGLLEGRSQLVVSATATGKSLIGEMAGVKNLLQGKGKLLFLVPLVALANQKYDQLSAYNELGFQTSIRVGTSRIRLGKSRRIAQRLDADIIAGTYEGIDQVIRTKKSLGRVGTVVIDEVHMLEDAERGHRLAGLIARLRNAAPEAQFIFLSATVGNPGALARRLDVALVEYEVRPVPIERHLIFSAGKEKRKLLRELAAQAERLTSSTGYHGQTIIFTNSRKNCYNLAQAIPGAAAYHAGLQYPERKRIEELFGQGKISTVVTTAALAAGVDFPASQVVFESLAMGINWLNVHEFNQMLGRAGRPGYHDLGLVYILAEPGRRFSSGRGESEDEVALALLHGAMEDVAPEFSDEQQQEEVLANAVAARSRQELERLHHLTLGLDDLDSTLRSLERGGLIRGFEPTRLGAAAAAHFLTPDQADIIARMIGKGRSALEVAVELEGFEALYLKFAEHISTKLRMQISQRAMHGSFLDLLSSSDINQLERKIQRYCLDFIRDFLRCSCKESPYCGCVQKSISLSILDLRAEGNSPEEIINSFSDRYGMYAYQGDLINYLDQMVRYLEAIESVAGVLEKPEVAAEAKQWKRRIEGE
- a CDS encoding MarR family transcriptional regulator, which produces MVNVLQSKRESSRFQILVEIAAHQPNLRQKEVADKLGVTPQAISEYIKELVADGLVTTDGRMRYSITKEGVEWLLENAAELKRYARVVMEEIISHVSVWTAIAESELAEGERVSLEMRNGLLYANRREDIEASGTVIASVCAGEDVGVSDLKGMISLEEGRVTLCKVPRVQMGGSRGIDLAILKRLLSEERMVGCLGVEALVALRKAGREPDVLFGAKEFAVEAAYHGISSLVVSVDEQIPSLLTRLESEGLKYELVDLTLD
- a CDS encoding ArsR family transcriptional regulator; the encoded protein is MTGKRTRIINDPSDLVPLLQAFGSAVHKKVFDELSREWHTERELVDLFGDEAGVHRSIALLRKSGLIETKWRVPEPGASPEKEYHSTYSRIQANFGATMEDLSELISLTFMSDEELREATEDLQKMVNKGNRSLSNLSRELGLSQVFIRGVAKRAEGLAVRGQRIEPYEEDF
- a CDS encoding beta-CASP ribonuclease aCPSF1; this translates as MSVEEVLFELKRKVQSKLPPEINVTGLEFEGPELVIYTDDPRKLADDGEIIRNLAKELRKRVVVRPDLKVLADPEAAIIKIQEVVPKEAVLTNYYFDGETGEVQIEAEKPGLVIGRHGATLREITKLIGWTPKVVRTPPVRSATIANIKDYLRSVQSERKSILRTVGRKIHRDIASKDQWVRITTLGGCREVGRSCMLLSTPESRIIIDCGINVGSDDSATPYLYVPEVYPLNQIDAVVLTHAHLDHAGLVPMLYKYGYEGPIYCTPPTRDLFVLLQLDYIEIAGREGNRLPYDSGMIREALKHTITLNYGDVTDIAPDTKLTMHNAGHILGSSIAHFHIGDGLYNVAFTGDFKFERTRLFDPAVCNFPRLETLVTEATYGGANSLQPSRKEAEVNLIKVVRETINRRGKVIIPAFSVGRSQEVMVVLEEAIRKKVIDEVPVCLDGMIYEATAIHTTYPEYLNSDLRDLIFHKGINPFLAECFVQVESPKQRTEIVEGPPCVILATSGMLNGGPVIEYLKRLGPDEKNTLVIVGYQAEGTLGRRIQKGWKEVPLSVDGKTQTVKINLEVTTVDGFSGHSDRQQLMEYIRRIYPKPGRVLTNHGEEGNCLDLASSIYKRFRIPTMAPMNLETIRLI
- the psmB gene encoding archaeal proteasome endopeptidase complex subunit beta; the protein is MVEVFKGTTTVGVLCDGGVVLASESRATMGSFIASSQAKKIYQIDDLVAMTTAGGVGDAQSLVRMVQVEARLYKMQRGEGMTVKAVSTMLANILSSRRYYPFMVQLIMGGVDRYGPRIYSLDALGGQIEERRIVATGSGSPVAYGVLEAMYKPEISVEEGTILAARAIRNALKRDSASGDKIELVRITDKYEEVGEPEYTEIMNII
- a CDS encoding DUF63 family protein is translated as MYRYYIHPIIYDTSYNPVDTITWGLLLGLAVLGLVRLFRRYNLVMDERLVLSTLPYILAGSSLRVVEDARLIEPPWSYLLITPIIFFLVFLVTAGSLVITRRLLGEQFHHCYAAIGFVWTLLNLILLSGVGLENGWVIGAVFLLGSALAGGLLLCRRALPALSFLDDGFNRTIIYAHMLDASSTYLGVDWFGYYEKHVVPTFLIDLTGTAAVMFPLKLLVLLPALALIDKTIEDRSLRNLTKLALITLGLAPAVRNTLRLALGV